The Vidua chalybeata isolate OUT-0048 chromosome 22, bVidCha1 merged haplotype, whole genome shotgun sequence genome contains the following window.
ggaacgggaatggggaatgggaacgggaatgggggtgggaccgggaatgggaatgggaacgggaatgggaatggggatgggaataggaaggggaatgggaatgggaatgggaatgggaacgggaatgggaatgggaatgggaatggggaatgggaacgggaatgggggtgggaccgggaatgggaatgggaatgggaatgggaatggggaatgggaatggggatgggaacgggaacgggaatgggaatgggaatgggaatgggaatggggaatgggaatggggaatgggaacgggaatggggaatggggaatgggaacgggaatgggaatgggaatggggatggggatgggaatgggaatggggaatgggaatggggaatgggaacgggaatggggaatgggaatgggaatggaaacgggaatggggaatgggaacgggaatgggaatggggaaagggaatggggaatgggaatggggaatgggaacgggaatgggaacggggaatggtaatgggaatggggatgggaacgggaatgggaatgggaatgggaatggggaatggggaatgggaatgtggaatgggaatgggaacgggaatggggaatgggaacgggaatggagaatgggaatgggaatgggaatgggaatggggaatgggaatgggaatgggaacgagaatggggaatgggaatggggaatgggaatgggaacgggaatggggaatgggaacgggaatggggaatgggaatgggaatggaaacggtaatggggaatgggaatgggaatgggaatgggaatgggaatgggaacaggaatggggaatggggaatgggatatgggaatgggaacgggaatgggaatggggatgggaatgggaatggggatgggaatggcgaatgggaatgggaatgggaatgtggaatgggaatgggaatgggaatgggaatgggaacagaaGCATGGATGAGAACAGAGAGAGGAATAggaatggggaactgggaatgggatcagggaagggaatggggacaggaatggCAATGGGAACATCAATGGGAACCGGGATGGATGGGAAAGGGAACAGGGATAGGAATGCAAAAGGGAACAGGGATGAGAATGGGGATGGATGGGAATGGAGAAGGGAACAGTCAGGAGtggggcaggtgggatgtcccgGGATGGATCCAAGGATCGGGGGGGGGACAGTTGGCATGTCCTGGGATGGATCCAGGGATGGacccagggatgtggcagctggAATGTTCCAGGGTGGACCCAGGGCTGGGAATAGCTGGGATGTCCTGGTGTGGatacagggatggggaaaacCAGGCTGTCCCGGGGCAGATGGAACCAGGGCTGGGAACGGCCGTGATGTGCCAGTGGGTCCTGGGGGATGTCCCCAGGCTCAGGGACAGCCGTGACCCGCTgtgggctctgcacagggctgtgacacGGCCTCAGGCCCGGCACGGCTCAGGAGCAGCCCCGTGACTTTGGGAAGGTTCTGGAGGCTTTGTCCTGCCGGACACACCGGACACAAAGGagtggggggagcagggggtggcTCAGGAGCCTCTCACAAACTCCAGCCAGAGGTGACCCTGGTACTGGGGTGTCCCAGCcctccagcaggaattcccattCCTCCAACTCACCCTAAGCAAAACCACAACGGTGTCACCCTGCTGAAATACCCAAATCTTTGGAGTTTAGCCCTAACAGTTTAAAACCAAGGCATTAGAGCCCCTCCtgagcaaaggcagcaggatgggAGCACAAGACTGGCTTTAGCCTCCCTTTGATCCAGTGACCACTGAATCAAACCACacaaataaaccccaaactcaTGAATTCTGAGGAAAACACCTTTTTAAAATGACACTTTACATACAAAATCACAAGGGGACCTAAAACAACTCTTTCGGGGAAGTTTCTTTgtgctgggaaagctgcagctgggagggaggggtAGTCCTCCTGATTCCCCCCAGCTACAAATGATCCCTGAGTCAGTTTTCCTTCTGGGAACACCCCATATAACACCAaccttttccatctctcccaCGAATCCCTTTCTAAACCCACTCCTACttaagcagctgctgctcccactaACAGATGCCCATCGAAGGCAGCAAGAAACAAGCAATAAACTTCCACCATAAACTTGGGGTCTCCACCCTGCAGGGTGGGAGGATCAAGGCAAACCTGTGcactaaaaagaaataaaataagtagGGAAATGGTTTCCTATCAGCTCACCCCAGCCCAGGATGTTTAGCAATGTTGCAGATCAAAGCACACGGGGTATTTACACTTCAGTAAGGCCCTGAGCAAACAGATGGGTGGGTGATACCCGGCTCTCCTTGCTCCATAGAAAGGCTGAAAAGTTCCACATTTCCAATGGGATAATAACTTCCACAGGTGGTTTTTAAGCCCTCGAGTTTGTGGGTTAGTTAAAGACAGGGTTTAGCTTCATGTGGGCACTCCCCTGAGTGGAAACTCCACAAGAGAGAGAGGGCTTAAAATGAGGGGATTTGGTTAAAACCACGTGCGGATCCCAAATCCACATgatcccagctctctgctctccaTTTATGTCTCTGGACAATGCTTTCCACACAGATTTATCCAAACTCTACAGAAAAAACCCAGATATCCCgatttcccccccaaatccgTGGGCTTGCAATGCCAAAGCAGGAACAGCACAGACAACAACTAGCACAGTGGGGAAAACCTTCTGCAATGGAAGTATTTTGTGGAGAAGGTGGGAAAGGGATTGATTAACTTAATATTAGGGATGTCCTGGTTTTAAAAGTCAGGTGGGGAAAGCAGGGGTTGGGGGTGTCACTGGTATTTTGGAGTGATTTCTTGTGCAGATGGCGAGTGGGGAGGCAGGTGAGGTGTCACTCCCCATCCTTAACAGGCTTGGATGGGGTTTTATTCCACTTgcagcaggaaataaaaggtTAGAGGGAAGGAAAACCCTGGGACAGACAGCTCTGGCACCCTGGAGGGCAGCTGAGAGGTGACATCCCTTCCAGTGTCAGCTTTGGTGGATCTCAGGAATTTCAACAAAGGTTTCTCTTCTTGCCTCCAGACCACTCTGGAGGTAATTTCTTTACAATTCCCAACCCCGAattcccttccccaggagcGAGGTTAATCCCTGAGGGTGGGGCCCTGCATATTGCCTGATACCTGCAtttgtgtctgtgtttgctCTTGGCCCCACAGTTTcaagggaaaacagcagcttttgtTCCTTATCTTCTCTGGTTTTCTGTCTCCCTCGTGGCTCTGCATTCTGTTTGGGTTATGGTAATTAAATAAACTGTATTCCCAAAGCATTCCAAGTTGGGTTTTCatggcttttccagcctttgcTGCTGGTGGTTTTATTTCACAGACCCCTTGCCTCAAAAACCTGAGGGTAGGACAGGAAAACTGCAGACCCAGGAACTGCAATCCTGGTGtttgctgctctcctgtgcaatttggcactgctgggtttgGATGCAGccatggatttgggggggcAGTTGCAAGGAAGGATTCAAGGGAAACCGTCTTTGAGGGTTCAGGGGGTGAGTTGGCAAAACTGAGGAAATACTGAGCCCAAAGTGCTGCCTCTACACCTGGAACAAGGATTCAATGGCCTCTGAGGTGCCATCCTCCTACAACAATTCCTACTGCCTCTACTTCAAGCTCAAATGCCAAGGCAGCAAGCTCCAGTGCTGAGGAGGGCCAATCTGCACACAGAGTTTCAGATTTTGGCTGCTTTCACCCAGCAAGAAAAGCTTGGGTTGGGGGCTCAGTAAAGGCAGAGCCCCCAAGGCTCCCTGTGAGGTGCAGCTCGGGGTGAGAAGGGCACACACCCCATGGATGGAGACCCACCAGTTCCTGGAAAGACACACGCCAGCTTCCTCTTTTTtgtcccttcctcctctcttgaTTTCGTTTCCCAGCAAAGATAACAGATACAATAAAAGGGATGCAAACTGGTTCTCCACTTTTGTCTCACTTCTCCAGCCACCAAATCCCGTGGATTTTAAAACCATGGCCGTGGGCAAGGCCTTGACTGGCCTCATGAAGGAATGGAGATGGCCTCATGCCCGGTGATGAGCAAGATGATGGAGGAAGAATTGGTGCTCACTGATGTGGGAAAACTCCTGTTTTTTGGGGAAGAGAAGGATGGGAATCAGCTCCCCGTTCCAGGCAAGCCTGCCTTAGGACAACTGACACCATCAGCACAGATAGAGGAGGGGGTGGGCCTCGCAGGGATATAAACCCACCCCACTGAGCTGGCAGCGTTGGAACAGCAGGTCCAGGGCAGGGTAAGAGGAGGGGATTTCACTGCCCTGGTGCTCATCAGGCAGCTCAGGGCGTGGGGGGAAGGCTGCAggtcctgagctgctccagcagtcCCAGGCAGGACAAGCCACTGCATCCCTGCCAAGCCCCACATCCCAAAACTGGGATACAGAACAGTCAGGGTTCACTCAGCCTTACAGAGCTGTGTACCCACAGTGACAGGAATGTCACCTGAGGCACTGCCCGGGTGCACCCAGCTCCTGTGGGCACTGGAGAAGCTTCTGTCCTGCCCTGGATCATCACCCATCCTCGTTGTTTCCtctccagggcagccccaggatgAGGAATCTCCTCCTTGCCGTGCTCCTGGCTTGTGGTAAgtgccctgctgtccctggccaGGCCAGAATCCACCTGCAAACCCTGAGTCTTTGTGCACAGTTCAGGTCTTTGTTTAAATCTGGCAGCTTCTCTCTAGTGTTTTGTGTGGAACTGCTGCAGTCCTGGAGGGCTGGTGAAGGGGAGGCTTTAGGATACTgatttccatatttattttgGGAAGACCTGGAGCCCATTGTCACCTTTCCTGCCTGTGCCAAGCCCGTGGCTGATCCTGGTGGTGGAGGATTGCAGttttcagcacagcagagccagtcCAGAGGGCAAAATATCTTGTGCCAGGCCAAATCCAGAGGCTGTAAAAGCCAGACTGAAAAAGCCATCCTCCCTGAGAGaatggccctggcacagattgcccagagaagctgtggctgtcccagtcctagaagtgtccaaggccgggctggacagggcttggggcaacctggcatagtggaaggtgtccctgcccatggcaggaggtggaacaaGACAGGCTTTGAGGttctttccagcccaaaccttTCCACGATTCCATAACTCTGGAGGAGGGGATAAAGCTTCTCGTGGTTCAAATCCCAAAAGTGCACGTTTCGCGCGATGCCAGGCCAATGTAACGCCCCTGCCTGGTGCAAGGTGCAGGGAATGCCCGcgggctgccagccctgctccggCACCAGCCCCTCCTGTGCCCCGCAGGGCTGCTCCCGGCCGGCaccagcgtcctgcagctggagcGGATGATCCGGGCGGCCACGGGCAGGAGCGCCCTGCTGTCCTACAGCTGGTACGGCTGCTTCTGCGGCATCGGGGGCTCCGGGACCCCCGTGGATGCCACCGACCGGTGAGTACCCAGAGCGGCCTCACGGCCCCCAGCCCCCTAAAGGGCCCTCGCTGGCTGCCTCCCAGCGCTGGGGCGGGGGGTGTTTGCACCGTTCCCCAGCCCGGTCCCGCTGTTGCCTCGCCCCCTCTTCTTCCTGGACCTGTGAGGCTGGAGCTTCCCCTGCCCTCCAGATGTGCCgagggagggtttgggggtcgCGCTTTGACCTGGTGTCCCCGCAGGTGCTGCCAAGCCCACGACTGCTGCTACAGGAGGCTGAGGGAGGGCGGGTGCAGCCCCCTGATCACCCCGTACAGCTTCACCTCCAGCGACGGGCACATCACCTGCAGTGAGTACTGACCGGGCAGTGGGCAGCAGCAccgccccccagccccagccccagccccgagcAGGGCACGCATGGCAGCATCCCCTGGCTGAATCCAGCCCCGTTCCCGCCCGGCTGCGAGAATTAAACGGGTATTGGGGGTGTGGGCAGGTTGGGGAGGGCAAGTactctttccccttccccccgGTGGCTCCGGCCCGGAAAGGCACAGCAGGGCTCCGGCTTTCCCCCCGCAGGTAACGAGCAGAGCTGGTGCGAGAGAGAGACGTGCCTGTGTGACACCGCGGTGGCCTCGTGCTTCGCGAGCACCCTGCACTCCTACAACAATTCCTACCGCTTCTACTTCAAGCTCAAATGCCAAGGCAGCAAGCTCCAGTGCTGAGGAGGGCCAATCTGCACACAGAGTTCCAGATTTCGGCTGCTTTCACCCAGCAAGAAAAGCTTGGGTTGGGGGCTCAGTAAAGGCAGAGCCCCCAAGGCTCCCTGTGAGGTGCAGCTCGGGGTGAGAAGGGCACACACCCCATGGATGGAGACCCACCAGTTCCTGGAAAGACACATGCCAGCTTCCTCTTTTTtgtcccttcctcctctcttgaTTTCGTTTCCCAGCAAAGATAACAGATACAATAAAAGGGATGCAAACTGGTTCTCCATGGTATTTTTCTGTAAGGGCTGCTGAGATTGAGGCACTGGCATGGTGGCTGCTCAGTTTGGAAAGCACTTAGGCATCCCTCAGCCACACCATTGGCCTGACACCCTAAAATTTCCATGGTCCCGACAGAGCTGTAATTCCCACGTCTATCCCAATGTGGAGCTAGAAGTTTGGggaacagggtgcccagagcagctgtggctgcccctggatccctggcagtgcccaaggccaggctggacagggcttggagcacgctgggacagtggaaggtggccctggccctggcacGGGGGGcactggatgagttttaaggttccttccagcccacACCAATCTGGGATTCTATGAATTTCTAATTCCTAGCTCCGAAGGCACATCCAAACAGCTTTGTGAGGAACACTAACAGAACAGTCCCAGGAATACACTAAGAGGCTTCACATCACAGGGATTTTTAAGTTGCATAtcctttttctgttcctcttgTGCAGAGTCAGGACAACCtgaagcacagctcagcacagggagaagCTCACAGGAGTATCCCCAGTATCTTCTGGGATGTTTGGCTTCTGGTACATGAGGATTTTTACTAGGAATGACACAACTGTTCTTTTATATCTATTTCCTGCTATAAACAATTCCATACAAAGCATTTCATAGAAACACATTTTGTTATGCAAACACACTAAAATCGGGAAAACAGCGTGAGTACATAAACTGATTGCAAATGATTAATGAGGCAGTAATTGGCCAGAGGAGCATTAATGGGCAGATAAGCACAAGGCATATGCCAGCCAGGGAGCATCACTCGTGACACCAGAGACAAAGCGGAGCCGGAATCAGGGCTTGGCTGAAAACTTTGTCAGTGGAGGACAacaaaaaactatttttccagCACAAAAGACAAAAGACACAGACAAGTCACCTTCCTTCCTTaatgtccttcccaaacctGTCTGGGATTCCATGACTCTTGGAAATAAGGGTTAAAAATAATCATCCACAGAGGAAGGAAGATTTCAAAGCCTTGACCTCTTACATTAGGCAAGTGCTAATTCAGGAGGGAATTGATGACTGAGTGGTTTCTGCAGGAGGGTGTAATGGGAGGGTGGAAAAACcacaaagagagaaataaagagaagttGAACTTTCTCACCTCAGAATAttaattttgcttctctgttttctcaTGGTGAGTGAAGGTGTAATCATCTCATGTCTGCCCAGCCTCGTGACTCTGGGAACTGCACGTTTAGAGATGCTTTCAGTATCGCCTATAGACTTTGCCCAAAGAAGTGATAACTCTCCTCGAACCACCTTACACTTCCTAAACTCACCCTAAACTTGCTGTGTCCATGCCCAGCCTGAACCAGAGCTGTTCTTTTCCCCCCTGAGGTGGCTCCTtggtgctgggaagggcagaggaggaggcaTCTCTGACTGAGGCAGAGCCTGTTTGCTTCCTCCTCAGGCTGGAAGTGACACTGCTTTTCCACCTCATCCCACCCAGCACCCACCCCGTGCGTGGGGTACAGAGCAGGGGCTCAGGGGATTTCTGGCATTCCTCGGAAGGGGAAGGATGGCACCTTCTCCTTTGCAGGGAAGCCCAGTCAGCGAGATTTGGGTCAAAGGAGTCCCAGGCAGATGGGAGCAAGCTTTATAAAGCAAGTGttgctggctgcagggcactgcAAGCCAGCAGGGCTTTCCCAAGGTAAGTGGGGATGGAGGattgctttccttctttccctcctttcacCAGAAGCTGTGCTGCAAGTGGGGAGCAGGTGCCACGCTGGGAAGCAGGATTGAAGGAGATGCTGCCTGTGATGCCAGCacagaaggagaggagagggtgCAGCCCTCGAAGGCTGAACATCGCTCcaatttttctccctttctcctgaTTATGCTTTTTCCCACCTCTCCCCCATCTGATTCCCATCACTTCCCACCCCTCATGCTTTGTGGGGGCATCTTTACTCCCGTTGTTGCTCCCAGTCCCTGGAGAGAGGGAGAACTTCTGGTCCTGGATgatgaggaaagaaaggaggtGGTTGCTAtaacagaatggtttggttttctcTCCCAGAGCCATCAGAAGGATGAACTCTCTTGTCGGCCTCTCCGTGCTGTTTGTGTGGGGTAAGCGTCCTCCCTCAGTCCCAAGGCTCTCTGTGCAGTTACATCCATCGAAATTAGGACCAGGCTGGTGATTTCTCCACCTCTCCCCATCACCAGCTCTCCCAGACATGCAAGAACTCTCCTCTGCCAAGCTGGAAACACATTTCCTCTCCATTGCATTATAATTTCTAAGACCCTGGTGCCAGTTTGGGGGctggagggatggagctgctgttggggGGGCAGGGAATCACCATGATCTCCCTAATTTCCCCCCCTCCAGGCTTGTCCCCAGCCCACGGGAGCCTCTTAGAGCTGCACCAGATGATCTCAGAAGTGACAGGGAAAAATGCTCTTCTGTATTACGGCTTCTACGGCTGCTACTGCGGTCTGGGGGGCAAGGGGCAGCCCAAGGATGCCACAGACAGGTGAGAATCCACTTAAAAACCCCCTGCCCTACTCCCACAGTCTcgagtatttttaaatttgtgggGTGAGGGGGAGACAACTCCATCCCCTAAAGCTTCAATCTCCTGTGCAGATGCTGCCAGCTGCATGATACTTGCTATGAAAACCTCCTGAAGCACCACTGCAATGCCAAGACACGCCTCTACTGCTACAACTGGCACTATGGCAGGCTCTCCTGCAGTGAGTAGGGCCCTGGAAAAGGGGGTGTTATCCCCTCCAAAGCCGGGGCTGACCCTGGGCTTCCCTCGTCCCGCAGGTCAGGGCTCCCGGTGCGCCTTCTTGTCCTGTGAGTGCGACCGCAGCCTGGCGCTGTGCCTGAGGAGAAACGCCAGGAGCTACAAGAAACTCTACCAGTTCTACCCCAACAAGCTGTGCCGATGATGGGAGCTGCGATGAGGAACCGGAGCATGCGCGGGTCGGCGCCGGGATCGCCCTTCATCCCTGCTGACCACACCAGAGCCGCTGTAAACTAAATCAACGCGGAAATAAACAATGTTCCTGCTCAACGTCCCCGGtcctctgagagctgctgctgggcagggagagaaatCCCCGTAAATAGTCAACGTCTTCCCAAAACTTTCCAAGAACTCGGTCTCGGCCCCTGCGTCACTCGAGGCTGCAGCCCGCGGGGAGAGGGGGGCTGGCCGGGGGATGGGGGCGTAGCACTCTGTGGGTTTGGGACAGACGAGTCATTTTGGAGCTTCCAGTTGGAGCTCGCGGGCTGGACACGGAGGGCAGGCTCTCCCCGGGAGGACAGACTGACAGCGAGCAAGATCCCTGGTGAGCAACTCCCCTCCTCACTCCGCCgctgtggaaagaaaaatacgGGGGGATGTTGGGAGGATGCAGCGGGAGCGGCCCGTGCCTGCAGGAAAAGTGTAATCTCTTCCAAATGGAAACGCAGTGGGAGGCTGCACTGCGCAGCAGGGGAGAGGTGCCCTGGGTGCCAAAAGCGGTGGGACGGGAGGTGAGAAATGCTGGAGGGGTGGGACAGGCCGGTGGGGGATGCTCAGGTGGTGGGGCAGCTTCTCGGCCAAGAGGCAGCAATGCCCatgtgaggggacacagctgctTTCCTCCCTCCAGATTTTGGGGGTTGATCCGATTTCAGAGGAAGCTTCTCACAGCAGCTCCTATCAAACTGGCCACGCTGCCTGGCTGAGCCTGTGCCCGGTTTCTCCTCCCAGGCCCAGGTCAGAGGAAGATGAAGGTCCTGCTGGTGCTGACGATGCTGTTTGTCTGCAGTAAGTGCATCCCCGACCCACAGACGGGAGCCAGGCTCATCCCCAAACTCCTGTGCACTCCTCAGGGAGACTCCCAGCAAagcctccttccctccccagttcccCAGGCCTCGTTTCTGCATGtaacttacaaaaaaaaaatcacattttacgGTCACTCTAGGTGTGTTCACAGCGCACGGGAAGCACCCACGCACGTTCACACCGGGACTCGAGGGAAGCACCGTAGGAAACCTGACTGCCCATGGATGCTACAGGGGATGGGGCACCTCGAGGGCTTCAGTGGATCGGTACAGGCAACGCTGCCTCAGAGGGCTAACGCTTGGTCCCGGGGTAACCCCGGGGCTCTGCACCACCCCAGCAGCGCCCCCTGAAGCTTTGCAAAATGCAGACCGGgtgcttggcagcagcaggaaagaatCAGGTTTTCGGGAAGCAAGGAAAGCGATGCAGTGTTCACCCCTAATTCCACCCCGGAGTCGGTAGGATGGTGCCAGCGACAATTGCCCGACCCGTGGGATGGCACCAGAGGAGGGGGACGCTCCTGAAGCGAGGACGCGGGGCAGGGCTTGCGCGGGGACGGGCAGGACAGAGAAGCTTCTGGGTAATCCAGAGCagggggaagcagagctggcGGCTCTCCCGCTCTCTCAGAGCCTGTGTCAgccggggcagcagcagccgctGCCACATTCCCGACGAGCCCAGGCTCTCCTCCTCCCGCAGGTGCTGCCTGCTCCGAGCCTGCTGCTATGCCAAGCTGGCAGCGCGGCGGTGCCGCGTGGGACCCGTCCAGCCCCTCTCTGCGCCGCGGGCAGGGATCCCCACCTGCAGTGAGTGCTCGCCCCGGGGCTCGGGATGCCCCTTTCTACACCATCCCCGCTTTCGTGGCGCCCTTTCCCGGGCTGCTCGGGGAAGGTCTCAGGTGCGCTGTCGGTCCCCGCAGGCTCGGGGACGCGGTGCCAGCGAGACGCCTGCAGGTGCGAGCGGGCGGCGCGGCTGTGCCGGGCTCAGCTCGGCCGGGCTCAGCTCCGCCGCCGCGCCAGGTGCCGGGGACGAGCCGGGCGCTGCTGAAGCAAAAACTCCCTTTGCGAAACCATCTCCGGGCTGATCGGCG
Protein-coding sequences here:
- the LOC128799052 gene encoding phospholipase A2, membrane associated-like gives rise to the protein MRNLLLAVLLACGLLPAGTSVLQLERMIRAATGRSALLSYSWYGCFCGIGGSGTPVDATDRCCQAHDCCYRRLREGGCSPLITPYSFTSSDGHITCSNEQSWCERETCLCDTAVASCFASTLHSYNNSYRFYFKLKCQGSKLQC
- the LOC128799049 gene encoding basic phospholipase A2 sphenotoxin subunit B-like isoform X1 — protein: MELLLGGQGITMISLISPPPGLSPAHGSLLELHQMISEVTGKNALLYYGFYGCYCGLGGKGQPKDATDRCCQLHDTCYENLLKHHCNAKTRLYCYNWHYGRLSCSQGSRCAFLSCECDRSLALCLRRNARSYKKLYQFYPNKLCR
- the LOC128799049 gene encoding phospholipase A2, membrane associated-like isoform X2; translated protein: MKVLLVLTMLFVCSVFTAHGKHPRTFTPGLEGSTVGNLTAHGCYRGWGTSRASVDRCCLLRACCYAKLAARRCRVGPVQPLSAPRAGIPTCSSGTRCQRDACRCERAARLCRAQLGRAQLRRRARCRGRAGRC